The DNA sequence tgttagagtgatagagacagaaagcgcttcgtcgtCGGAGCGCAAACGCTTGGCATATTGGCTAAGCCCCCTGAACAGCTAAATTGTAGCCAAatatttggttattaaattaaaaacaaaaattgacaTCTTGGGTAGGCAccttgggtgcgtagccaatatGACAAACGTTTGCACtacgaaacgaaacgctatctctgtctctctatcgcacgtaagagtgatagagacagaaagcgcttcgtcgtCGGAGTGCAAACGCTTGGCATATTGTCTAAGCCCCCTGAACAGCTAAATTGTAACCAaagatttggttattaaattaaaaacaaaaattgacaTCTTGGGTAGGCAccttgggtgcgtagccaatatGCCAAACGTTTGCGCtacgaaacgaaacgctatatctgtctctctatcgcactaatacgtaagagtgatagagacagaaagcgcttcgttgtcggagcgcaagcgatgggcatcttggctaggcccctagaACAGCAAAATTTACctaatgatttggttattaaattaaaaaacaaaaattggcatcttggctaggcaccttgggtgcgtagccaacatgccaatcgtttgggctacgacaacgaaacgctatctctgtcactctatcgcactaatatgtaagagtgatagagacagaaagcgcttcgctgtcggagcgcaagcgattggcatcttggctaggcccctagaCCAGCTAAATTGAACctaatgatttggttattaaattagaaataatacgGTTACTGAAACTATGCGACAgtcaatttgtaagattttattccataaaataggtacctataaattagACGAGACTAACTACTATATTACATCTACCTAACTATAcgtaattagtacctatacggtacccagacttcatttttattcctggaatattatttcgaataaaaatcttgattatatttatttgattaagaataagttaTTCTCATTCAATTTTTTCTCATACGAATTAttcccgatcaaaattatttgaatatttttgacgggaataaaatcgagatgattttattcctacgaattcttattcaaataatgattttattcttgaatgcccaacactggtTAACACCATGAGTAGAAAGCTGACCCGTGTTTTAATGTTCGTAAAGAAATTATTTGTtgtgacataaaaatacaaactaaactatgtacatgcattataaaactaaaaataatcttagaaataaacttataaataaaaaatgctccctATGTCGCTGTCCTGGgttatggtgcccagaagactGGCAGCGTAAATAATACTATAGGTACATAGAGGTAGACTTAGTATACTCGTATCATGTTAGTGCACTATAAATGATCAAAATACAGGCATGTTTGTGTGATAAAGTTATTTAGTTACTAATCATTACTACTAATACCAAACTAACATACAAATTACAAGGAATAACATAACCAATGCACAATTTACTTTACAGCTACCTATATATAATACTTGAGCACCATCGACTTTCAACCTCCTCTTTTTTGGAAGTAATCTTTCAAGTTGCGACTTCCCTTCACGAAAGGTGATGACTGATGAATGAATATGTGAACCAAGTTTATCGTAATCTCACTTTATTGTTGCGCCTGCACATGTACATAACACTTCCCCATGATCCATTTGTAACCAGGAACCCGGGGAAATTGTCTCGCGATTACAAAAACCACACGATAACCGCGTAACGCCGGCCTAATTGTGAAGTTACCTGAAAGTTATCTAAGAGCGACGAGGAACTACGCAGATACATTTGCTAATTGAAAGTTACTATGTTTATCGGTGTTCTGTCTTCGAAAGGCGACCGTTTGCATAAAGTTAAACGACAAACATTGTTACTTACTTAGGAACCTAGGCCTAGGTATACCTGTTCTCTCTACTTGGAGTAATCttgactattttatttattgctcaaagcagtggttcctaacctgggagtaattacccccgtgggggtaaaactggtattttacgggggtaataagctaacctaatataacaatacaacaaacgtacacgttttattttttattaccattgggaggaggggtaaaatcaggttccctagttagtcataggggtgaccggactgaaaaggttaggaaagGCTCACTGGCTCAAAGGATATTGGAAAACATAACACCtataatattcatatttataattactaaaTCGTTGCACGAATGATAGTGAATAATTCGTCATTATAGTAGTTATATTTGCCCGCGTCACTGACAATGCTACGCTTACTTTTCGCCCTTGGAAGTTAACTGAACACTTGAACAGGTATAACTATAGCATTTAATTAAAATCGATTCGTGTTATAAATACCTctacctctatattttattaccGACTTCTAATAGCTGATATAACTTACAACTAAACTGACAATTAAAGTCATACATCTGATAATCAAGACTGCCGGTATCGAATaacttgttttaatttatggctTTTTTATATTTCCAGGCAaagctataattttttttcttgtaacaATAGTTAGAAAACGTTCAAATGTGATTGGCATGCTATTGGCTTATAATCTTTTACATGTTACTTAAAAGCTGGACAACAAGGAAGTGACAGTGACTGTGCTAAAGGCCGTGAACCAAGTCATGTCCCACAGTTGCAAATACtcaaaagcaattttttgctcCATGGCCAGACAGCACTATATTACTGAACTTTAAATAGATATAATTGTTGTGCCGATCATTTACATCTGATGAATGAATACGttgtttaaataatatatgcTTCTTATGCGAATTGCATAACTGATAATATAAGCGGTATAGATGATCTTTAGTTACACGATTTAAACATAAATTCAAACGTGTGAAATGCGCGAAAGTATGAGTAATTATATCAGTGCATACGTGTGAGTGCGCATTAAACACTGACAGGAAGAtgcgtagtttttttttaaatatattattaataatctaATGGAGACAGAAACTGCTTGTCGCATCCGCAAGTTGCTGCCGCGCACGTCGTGGAACAAGACAAGCCGTGTCCGGTCTTTATTCCCGGACAACTACACGTCCGGCTTTTTATCGCGTTTACCGGACACTTTTTTGATGTCGCGCTTCCTTTATACTCCTAATATCGAGTTGTAACTCTAAACTACTTAATTCTCGGTTACAATAATGTACTCCTAATTAAAAtaagatacctacatattttttaacGTTTCTATGGCAACATCACACCGGGACGTTACGGATAACTGTCTTACGTCAATGCCTATCCGACTAAAGTGTCTGCACTTTGTAAAAGCATCTAATTTGACCTGCGAGTCAACTACACTGTTATTCTCGATGCAAGCCTATAGTTTTGTAGGTGTCGCATTCACTTCCCTGTTACAATTATATTCCTGATACCCGTGGTTCTCTAGGGAACCGATTGTCGTTACGAAAACATTCGTGACAACATAAACGCTGGTCGGCGCTGGAGCGCAAGCGCAGGTTGCAACGGAATTTGCATTAACGCACCTGCCACGCGAGTTATCTTGCACTCTGATCTGAGGAGTACGTTCACTGCTACTGCCGCTCGGCGAACGTCGAAAGATGTATGGTGTTGATAGGTTTCATGCGCCACTTAGTAAAACTAACAACTCTCGATTTTCACAAGAGACTTAATTGTTGTTAGCCAGTTAAGTATAGATCTGAGACAGTATATTCGTTAAGGGTAATaggttgtttatttttgttctgTACATGCATTAAATGTTTCTATTTGTTTTCCAAATAGAGTGGCCGATTTATTAAGTTGCGTTTCTTTTTTAAGTATGCAGCTTACAATATGAGAAAACGTTGGAAGTCTCCAAATCCGAGGCCGTGGGTCCCGTATCAATGAATCTCTTGGAAGTTATGCACAATTtatcatttaatttttattcgtttttttttcggACTAATCCCAGAAAAGCCTAGTATcccttctgggttggaaggccCGATTTTAAAACTAGATAGGTCAGATGGAAGACGCTTTAGTAATAATCAGTGCTCCTTTAGTAGGAAACAGAAAAAAACAATGAACAGTAATAATCAGTGCTCCTTTAGTAGGAAACAGAAAAAAACAATGAACAGGAGGTTTTCTGTCAAGTATTTGTGACACTTCTGCGATTAATATGTGGTTCTTAATTAAGTATACTTACTGAATTATTTGTATTACATGATCTTGCTCTTACCGTGTACTGTTTTCTTCTTTTCAGAAGCCATAAATATCGCAGACGACCAGTCCACATCAGCATCATGGTGGCAAGCGGGCACAGCGACGCCCTTCCGCGACACCTCCAGCAGTAGCGTTTTCTCCGCCACCCATGGCCTCGTCCAGACCCACCCGTCCAACATTGACCCATTCGGGTCCTTCGGAAGCATCGGTAGCACCATCGGGCCTTCATCCAACTCGTTTGCTCAAGCCAGCGGCAGCGGTCCGCTCAGCGGTGGCATCAGGAACAGCCCTCTACCTCCCTTAGCGAGAAACGCCAATGGGAAAACTACCTTGAAGCATCTTGACTTCACCAGCAGCGCTACTGCTGAGCTAAGGAGGAACCCCATGCTCTCGGCTCCTGATGAATGCGCTAGAGCGTGCCGAGAAAATGAACCACCGAGGATCTGCTACTATCACTTCACCCTCGAATTATACACAGTATTGGGAGCGTAAGTTAACCATTTTgttctgtttattaaatattttattcatcacTTGGCCGTCTGACAAATATAACTAAATACCTACAAGTTTAAAAGGTTACAGTAAACACGTAACACCCGGCTTTTTAACATTGTCCCATTGTACTTCATGTATTGTCTTCACTCGACGGAAATGAAGTCGCACGCCCACTTAACTAGCGGTTACGACAGATCACCCAGTGACATTGCACGAAATGGGTTAATTGTTTTTGACCAACGTAACCACTTCCAAAACTAACTTTCTATGACAAGCATATCTAAACTAAGAAGATTAATTAATGTATTCATCAATTAATTgtacttaagtacttaataaacaTCTAAGATGTGTTTATTTATAGCTTTACATGTGGCCACGAGCGATTGAATGATTTCTAAATACACTATTTAagcatgactcacgctagaccgggccgtgcccgggccgaggcatccgccatgtcattttctattacggctgatcggtgatgacgtggtgctttccatagaaaacgaagcgccggaagctccggcccggccacgCCCCGTTGTAgcgcgagtcatcctttaattaatttaaattgccTTAAGTATtcgatatatatttaataggtaattaTCTGCTTTTATCTAGTAAATTTACTAAATAAACATCTAAGATGTGTTTATTTATAGCTTTACATGTGGCCACGAGCGATTGAATGATTTCCAAATTACTATACACgatttaattcatttaaattgccttaatatatttaaataattacctgCTTTTATCTAGTAAATTAGAAATTGAGTCTTAATTGAGAAGCATTAACACAAATCAGCATTTCATTCCGAAATGCAGCCTCGAACGTAACAATGCACTTGTGAACGTAACTCGCTTTTTATAGCTTTGGTGAGTTAACGACTAGCCTTTTAATACAACAAAGGGTATGTCGTGCACAAATTTGCACTTGGCTACGTCCGCGACCCACCGACCGACATTTTCTTTTTACACACTTCACGGTTTGTTTCACCTGAACTGCTAACTATATCGTTTCAATGCCGAAGTTTAGTATACGCCTACTGATCCAAATACCTTTGGGGCTGCCTATAATTGATAGGTGACGACACAGGTTATGCAAACCGATGTTTCATGATACCCAAGTACGCTGCTGAGGAAATTCTGGTGTAATCATCGAGTCGGCATATAGTTGATAAGGAAACTGCCTACCGATTTGTATGTAACATTGTAAAACTTAATTTCAGGGCATGCCAAGTGTGCACACCTAACGCCACCAATGTTGTTTGGTCTCACTGCCAATGCGTGTTAGCTGATGGAGTAGAACGTGGTATTCTCACCGCGAATAGAATGTTACCTGGACCTTCTATCCAAGTGTGTGAAAACGACAAAGTTGTCATTGATGTTGAAAACCATATGGAGGGTATGGAAGTAACCATTCACTGGCACGGAATCTGGCAAAGAGGATCGCAATACTACGACGGAGTACCTTTCGTGACTCAGTGTCCTATTCAACAAGGAAACACTTTCAGGTATCTTATTGGATGTTTTAATACGCTATGCATAACACTATAATGTGAAAAAACTATAAGCTAACATGGATATTTTGAATTCCAGGTATCAATGGCAAGGAAACGCTGGTACTCACTTCTGGCACGCGCACACCGGTCTGCAAAAACTTGACGGTTTATATGGCAGCATTGTAGTACGCCAACCGCCTTCCAAGGACCCCAACAGCCACTTGTACGATTACGATCTGACCACTCACGTCATGTTGATCAGTGACTGGCTACATGAAGATGCTGCTGAGAGATACCCTGGTCGACTTGCTGTTAACACCGGTCAAGACCCCGAGTCGGTGCTGATCAACGGAAAGGGACAGTTCCGTGACCCCAACACCGGTTTTATGACAAACACTCCTCTGGAAGTCTTCACCATTACTCCTGGAAGGAGATACAGATTTAGAATGATCAACGCTTTTGCCTCAGTGTGCCCGGCACAGGTCACATTTGAAGGACATAACATGACCGTCATCGCTACGGACGGCGAGCCTGTACAGCCCGTACAAGTGAACACTATCATCTCATTCTCAGGTAAAATACTTATGTGAACATCGCTTTTTAAAGTGCTCATATTTTATGAACGTCTTTGAATATAGTGCAATGGAATTCAATTAGCATTTCTAAACTTGACGAAGCGAAACACTGGATAGGTAACGTTGCAAAAGAAATACAACGATGCATTCGATGAAAtgctttaggtacttactggctaaatgttaattaatttcAGGCGAACGTTACGATTTTGTGATTGAGGCCAACAACATCCCAGGCGCATACTGGATCCAAGTGCGTGGTCTTGGTGAGTGTGGCGTGAAGAGGGCTCAACAGTTGGCTATCTTACGGTACGCTAGAGGACCTTACCAGCCATCCAGCCAACCGCCCACTTACGATGTCGGCGTACCTCAGGGTGTGGTAAGTCCAAAtctatgtaaatataatatacaaaaaaatagtAGAAGATAGACAATAGGTATTGGAATTAGCATGAACACTTATGTATTGAATTTATTCCAAAAACCAACACCGAATGTATACTGCACATGGTAAAGCACCTGTGATATAGTCAGCAGTTTCATTTAGCTGTCAAATAAAGCTGGCTCCTTAGTTCATTGTTTTTCTGTGTCGTTAGTATTTTCCGCTCTTGACATTCGCTTGTAAATACCACATTACCTTACATAGAAGAAAAAACTGGTGCATATTTCCTCCGTGCAAATGACATTAGCGAAACGTCCGCTGCGATAGCCCGCAGACCTCGTTTCATGAATCTACTTGTCGTGGTTATTAATTGGCGGATATTGCAACTGGATTCTTGCACCCAGGTAGCCTGCCTCGATTAAGCTTAACCGAACTGTCAACTATGTTGCAGATTATTGCTCAAACTAAAATAGTAGTATTGGGTCAATATTTCATTACTATACGAGGCTTAGTTTTAAACCACTACGTTATCAAGCTGGCCTACAACTGGTAGATTGACGGTGATAAATGAGCTGCAACCTGTAAATATTACTAGTAGCTATCAGAACCCTGTAACTAGATTATCTTAGTTATTTTAATGCACTTCGTAAGGTTTCCCGTCCCTCGTAGTTGAATGAAATACCTCTAGTTTGCAAGAACATTGACCACTAGTTATAAATAATTAGATGTAGCGTACATGTAGTTATAAGTAGTATGCACGTATTTATAGTAATTGCACGTAAATACCTTTCTCCGCACTAACCATCCAGGTCATGAACCCGTTGGATGCCAGATGTAATGTCCCAAGAAACGACGCTATTTGCGTCAGCCAGCTAAAGAACGCCCAGAACATCGACCCGGCCATCCTGCAGGAAAGACCTGACGTCAAGATTTTCTTGCCTTTCCGTTTCTTCGTCTACAGACCGGAAATGCTCTTCCAACCCAACACCTACAACAgatatttaggtaagtattgCTAAATTCGTATTCTTTATACTTGATTATGACCTCCTATCCCTTTAATTTGCATTCTTAATGTCAACAGTTGCCCCGCAAGGAGACCATGTAATCAGTTTAATTGATGAAATCTCATACATGGCACCACCTACACCTCTTATCAGTCAGTACGACGACATCAACCCGGAACAATTTTGTAATGGTGACAACAGACCAGCAGACTGCGGGCAAAACTGCATGTGCACACACAAGGTCGATATCCCGCTCAACGCCGTCGTAGAAATTGTACTAGTCGACGAAGGTACGTAGTGAAACTCTTTATTGTCCATAACAGTTAAATACATGCATAAACATGCAAATGTTAATCGAAAAATTTCACTTTCAGTTCAAATCGCCAACTTATCTCATCCGTTCCACTTGCACGGGTACTCTTACAACGTGATCGGTATCGGCCGGTCGCCCGACACGAACGTCAAGAAGATTAACTTGAAACATGCTCTAGATTTGGACAGGAGAGGTCTGCTCGAGCGTCATCTTAAACAAGGAGACTTGCCTCCCCAGAAAGACACCATTGCCGTCCCGAACAATGGCTACGTTATCCTCCGTTTCAGAGCCAACAACCCTGGCTTCTGGCTCCTCCATTGCCACTTCCTTTTCCACATCGTCATCGGCATGAACGTAGTCCTCCAAGTCGGCACCCACGCCGATCTGCCCCCTGTTCCCCCCAACTTCCCGACGTGCGGAGACCACCTCCCCCCtatcaactaaatcggttcctaGTACCAGTTTCAGTTTATGTCCAAAAGTATCAAGTAGCATTTGATCTTATGTTGCCTAAGTGTAAATTTATGTTTGTATTGTGTGATGTGTTCGGCGGATTCGAAGTGCTCGATTCTGCCGTTTGTGTTTCTTATGTATTCGAATGATTCAACGGTTTAAGACGGTTCGTGATTTATTTAAAGGTGATATCTAATGTTTCGTTTTTCAGTTTCACATGCCATACTAGTTGGTGATAATTCTAGATTATTTAATTACGTCCTTACGCTATTTGAGGCTCTTTTACTTTTTGTTTTATTGCCTTTAGGTATATTCCATTCATCCTGGAGATGTCCGGTCTTAACTAACAACTTGCCATTATACGTTTCACCAAGGATATTTATTTCGTGTATatataaaaatcatatatttctattaataaatagttttttaaGAATTCCTAGTTACTAACATTCGCATGCGATCAAAATTGTAGGACATGTAAATAACACCGACAATTGCAATTCTCCTTGTAAATACACAGAAGTACCTAGATTGATCTTTTAGTACCTGCAGTATAAAGTGTCGTAATATAGCGACCATACCTCATCCTTCAACTCCATAAGCAACGAAGactgtacataaatattttaaacatatctacattttaaataggtattcacAAAAGTTACCATTTCGTGGTTACCAGTACTTTAAGGATCTTGTGTGTAATAATGACGTCGTGTTACTCGTGATCATTTGTTTCTGTgccaataaattaaacaaatgaatCCTACCGGGAGGCGACGATACATCGACTAATTCATGAAAATATTGCTAAACTGCTTTAGCAAGATTGTAATGTCTTTTAATAATTAGTGTAAATTTTTatactctttaataaaattttaaaataa is a window from the Cydia amplana chromosome 6, ilCydAmpl1.1, whole genome shotgun sequence genome containing:
- the LOC134648666 gene encoding uncharacterized protein LOC134648666, with amino-acid sequence MMGCSARYCLLTVALWLVLEHAAGVRVVPKRKKEAINIADDQSTSASWWQAGTATPFRDTSSSSVFSATHGLVQTHPSNIDPFGSFGSIGSTIGPSSNSFAQASGSGPLSGGIRNSPLPPLARNANGKTTLKHLDFTSSATAELRRNPMLSAPDECARACRENEPPRICYYHFTLELYTVLGAACQVCTPNATNVVWSHCQCVLADGVERGILTANRMLPGPSIQVCENDKVVIDVENHMEGMEVTIHWHGIWQRGSQYYDGVPFVTQCPIQQGNTFRYQWQGNAGTHFWHAHTGLQKLDGLYGSIVVRQPPSKDPNSHLYDYDLTTHVMLISDWLHEDAAERYPGRLAVNTGQDPESVLINGKGQFRDPNTGFMTNTPLEVFTITPGRRYRFRMINAFASVCPAQVTFEGHNMTVIATDGEPVQPVQVNTIISFSGERYDFVIEANNIPGAYWIQVRGLGECGVKRAQQLAILRYARGPYQPSSQPPTYDVGVPQGVVMNPLDARCNVPRNDAICVSQLKNAQNIDPAILQERPDVKIFLPFRFFVYRPEMLFQPNTYNRYLVAPQGDHVISLIDEISYMAPPTPLISQYDDINPEQFCNGDNRPADCGQNCMCTHKVDIPLNAVVEIVLVDEVQIANLSHPFHLHGYSYNVIGIGRSPDTNVKKINLKHALDLDRRGLLERHLKQGDLPPQKDTIAVPNNGYVILRFRANNPGFWLLHCHFLFHIVIGMNVVLQVGTHADLPPVPPNFPTCGDHLPPIN